Part of the Gemmatimonadota bacterium genome is shown below.
CGGCGACGACGTTGGTCTTCCGGATCGAGTCGAGGAGGAGTGTCTTCCCGTGGTCTACGTGTCCCATGACCGTGACGACCGGGGGACGCGCGACGAGCTCGGACGGATCGTCCTCCTCGAGTTCTTCCCCCTCCTCGGCATCAGCGTAACCTTCCTCGCGAACCGCTCGGAAATTGAAGGCTTCGAGGAGGAGCTCCAGCTGGTCGAAGTCGAGGCGTTGATTGATCGTGACCGGAAGGCCGAGGTTCTTGAATGCGGCGCCGACCAGCTCGGTCGACGAAACGTCGATGAGCTCGGAGAGCTCGGCGACGGTGAGGAACTCGTTCACCTTGACCGTCTTGGCTTCCTGCTCGGCCACGACGCGATCCTCCTCTTCCTGCGCCTCCCTCTCCTCACGCGTCGGTCCGCCCGCGCCTTTCTTCCGGCGCTTCTTTCCCCCTCCCTTCAGCTCCGCCATGACGCGCGTGATGTTGTCCTGCACGGCGTCCTGATCGACACGTTGGCGCTTCTTTCCCTTCTTCTTGACCTTCTTGCGGCCGTCCGGCGTGAACCCGTCCGCCTGAATGCGCACTTGCCCGCCCGGACCCGCGCTGGCGGCCGGAGTGGGGCGAACGGCGGGGGGCTCGGGTTGGACCGGCTCCACGCGGACGCGTCGCGCCGGCCCACGATCGGCCGCGGCGGGGAGCGGGCTCATCTCCGGCATGCGCAGGCGCCGGCGGGGCTTGGCATCCTCCGCGTCGGCCTCGGCCGGCTCTCCGATTTCGGCCGAGATCGTCCCGTCGGGAACCTTCGCAGGCTCTTCGGATCCGGACCCGGCCTCGACGGCGGCTTCGTGCCCGACCGCCGCCGAGACCTCCACAGCCTCATCCTGAGGAGCTTCGTCCCGGCGGGGCCCCTCGACCAGGTCCGACATGGACGTTTCCTCGACCGCGGGCGCTTCCAGTTCCGGCGGCGCGACGTCTTCTTCGGCCTTTCGGCGACGGCGGCGCTTCGCGGGCCCCTGGGACTCCTCCAAAGCGGCCTGGACGGCCGCGGAGGCCTCGCGCTTCCCGGCGCGGCGTTCCCGCTCGACACGGGCGAGGACGCGAGCGACATCCGCGTCACTCACGGGCGCGTCCCCATCGGGCACGGGTATCCCCATCGCCCTCAGGAGGGCGAGGATCTCCTCGGAGGAGACCTTCAGCTCATCGGCTAGCTCAACGACCCGCATGCCCGCTCCCTCTATTTCTCCTGCGCTTCGATGGATTCCCGGGCTTCCCCAGGTCCCGGCGGCGTCGGGGAAAGGCTCTCCAGGAGCCGCGCCGAAAAACCGCTTCTCCTGACCCCCGCGGCCGAGATCGGCCCGCCGCCGAGCGCCCTTCCGAGCGTCGCCCTTCCGGAGATCCATCGCACCGGCACCGTTCGGTGCCGCAGCATCCCCTGGATCTTCTCCAACTGCGTCGGGGAGGCGTCTCCGGCGAAGACTACAAGCGCCAATTCGCCCGCCCCGAGTGCCCGTCTCGTCTCCGCGACTCCCATCACCACCATTCCCGCCCTGTGGGCAAGACCCAAAAGCCCCAGGGCGTCAGCCTCCCCGGGGCTCCTCGGCATCTCCCGCTTCCTTCTGGTCGGCTGCGCGATCTGCGGACTCCGCCAGGGCGGCGGCGGAACGCTCGGCGCCTTCGAAGCTGGACGCCGCTTCCTCCTCCGCCGGTTCGTCAAGGACGGTGAGCTCGTCGATGATCCCAACGACCGTCTCCACCGCGTCCGGCGGGAATCCCTCGATCCCGCGGAAGTCCTCGTCCTCAAGATCGATGATGTCCAGAAACGTACTATATCCGGCACTTTTCAGGGCCGCCAGAGCTTCATCGGGGAGGGTGAGCTCGGAGAGCGGGAAGTCCGAAGTTTCGAGGCTCTCCTCCTCGGGACGCCGCCCGAAGAGCGCCGCGCCGGCCCCCCTCTCGAGCCACTCCCGCGACCCGTACAGGTCGATCTGCCATCCAATGAGCTGGGAAGCCAAGCGCACGTTTTGGCCGTTCCGTCCGATCGCCAGCGAAAGTTGATCCTCGTCCACGATGGCCGTGATCACCTGGCGTTCCGAATCGGAGATCACCTTGGAAACCCGCGCCGGGGCGAGCGCTCGCCGCGCGAAAACCTCCGGATCAGGGTGCCAGGGAACGATGTCAATGCGCTCTCCCCCGAGCTCCGAGACGACGGCCTGGACGCGGGAGCCCTTGAGCCCGACGCATGCCCCGACGGGGTCAATAGACTCGTCGCGGGACCAGACGGCGATCTTCGTGCGGCCACCCACCTCGCGGGCGCGCTCCTTGATCTCGACGATTCCTTGGTAAATCTCAGGCACCTCGAGCCGGAACAGCGCCTCCACGAAAAGTGGATCCGCGCGGGAGAGAATGAGCCTTGGCCCCTTCGGAGTTTCCTCGACCTTCTTGAGGACGGCCCGGATCGGATCGCCCTGGCGGAAGCGCTCCCGCGGGTTTTGGTCTTTCCAGGGAATGATCGCCTCGGCGTCGCGCGCCCGGTTCAGCATCACGACGATCTTGCCGCGTTCGATCTGCTGGACCTCGCCGGAGAGGAGTTCACCGACCCGGTGCGCGAACTCTTCCCGCACCCGATCGCGCTCCCCTTCCCGCACGCGCTGGACGATGCGCTGTTTCGTCGCCATCACCGCGTTTCGACCGAACTCCGAGAAGTCCACCGGGATCTCCATGACATCGCCGACCTCGAAGGTCGAGTCGTCCCAGCGGGCCTTTTCGAGCGAGATCTCGGCCGACGGGTCCTCTACGACCTCGACGACCCGCTTCAGCACGACGATGTCAATCTCCCCGCTGTCGTCGTCCAACTCGATCTCTGCCCGCACATTCGGACCGTGAATTCGAATGAGGCCGGCGAGGATCCCGTCCCTGATGAGGTCGTTCATCTCCTCGTTGGAGAGGCTCTTCGTGGCGGCCATGTCTCGAATGGCGGCGACAATTTGTCCGGCATTGGCCATGTGATCCCCTCCTCCCCAGATATTCGCGCTACTCTTCTGCGTCGCCCCAGCGGAAGACCAGGTTGGCGCGAACGATTTCGCTTCCCGGCACACGCACGAGGCCACCGCCGGCCTCGCGGACGGCAACCTCGAAGCCCTTCCCGTCGCTTCCTTCGTGCACTCCCTCGAGCATCCCTTCGAGCGCGCGCGGGGACGCTCGCCCCGTCGTGCGCAAGCGAACCTCCCGTCCCACGAAGCGCCGAAAGTCACGCTCACGCGTGAGCGGCCTTTCCACGCCCGGCGACGAAACCTCCAGCACATAGCGCTCCGGCACCGCCGGATGGCCGTCGAGCCACTCTTCGAGCGCCCTGCTCGCGCGGACGCAATCCGCGACCGTCACCCCCCTTCCCGGCTCCGAGGCCGGAAGGTCCACCCGAATGCGGAGAAGGGGCCGCCGCGGCGTCCCCCCCCATTCGGCCTCTACCAACTCGAGCCCGAGCGCCTCGATTCGGCGATCGAGCCCGTCCGCCACCTCCGCAATCGGTTCCACCGGCCCCATTCCCCGGCTCCCCGCCGCCCTCTCCCGGCGTCCACCCGGACACCAGAGGTAAAAAAAAGCGGGGGCCACCCGCTCCCCCACTCACGAAACAGCCGCCAGAACGGCAGCCTGTGATTGGACACTATGATACGCGAATCGGGTCCGCCTTTCAACCCCCGTCAATGCGTTGAATCTTCGCCCCGACGCCGCGCAGGCGCTCGTCAATTCGTTCATAACCGCGCTCGATCTGCCGGATATTCTGGATTCGGCTCGTCCCTTCGGCAGCCAGCGCCGCCAAAAGCATGGCCATGCCGGCGCGGATATCGGGGCTCTCCAGCGGAGCGGCCCGGAGGGGAGCCGGACCGACCACCACGGCCCGGTGCGGGTCGCAAAGAATGATCTGAGCCCCCATCGCGACGAGCTTGTCGGTGAAGTACATCCGAGACTCGAACATTTTCTCGTGGATCAGGACCGTACCCCGGCATTGGGTCGCGGTCACGAGTGCGATCGAAGTGAGGTCCGCCGGGAAGGCGGGCCAAGGACCGTCGTCGATTTTCGGCAGGTGCCCGAAGGCGTCGTGTCGGATCTCGCGGTCCCGATCTCCATGGACGACGAGGTCGTTCCCCGATACCTCGCATGCAACGCCGAGCCTCTGGAACGCGAGGAGAATCGAATCCAGGTGCGGAAGCGGCGCATCCTTTACGGTGAGGACGCTCCCGGTCACCGCCGCGAGCCCGATGAAGGAGCCCGTTTCGATGTGGTCCGCCTGAAGGTGATAGTCCGCGCCTCCCAGCCGGGAGACCCCTTCAATCTCGAGGACGTGGGTGCCGACGCCTTCGATATGGGCGCCCATCGCCTGAAGGAGGGCACAAAGGTCCTGAACATGCGGCTCCGCGGCCGCGTTTCTGAGACGCGTTTCCCCCTCCGCCAGGACTGCCGCCATCACCGCGTTTTCCGTCGCGGTCACGGAGGGTTCGTCCAGGAAGATATCGGCGCCCTTGAGCTTTCCCGTGACCTCGAAGCCGTGCGAATCCAGGGTCACTTGCGCCCCCAGACCGCGGAAGGCGACAAAGTGCGTGTCGAGACGCCGCCTCCCGATCACGTCTCCCCCCGGGGGTGCGAGCGATGCCCTCCCCATCCGTGCGAGGAGGGGACCGGCGGCGAGAATCGAGGCACGGATCCGCTCCGCGAATCGTGCGTCCGGGGTGGAGCTCTCGATGTCGCGGGCCTCGATGCGCACGGCATTCGGGCCGACCCACTCCACGAACGCACCGAGCGACGCGATCATCTCGAGGAGCGTCTCTACGTCGCGGATCCGCGGCACGTTTTCGAGGGTGACCGGCTCGGCGGTCAGAAGGGCCGCGGAAATGCAAGGGAGCGCCGCGTTTTTGTTGCCGGTGGGCCGGATCTCCCCGGAGAGACGGTGTCCTCCCTCGACCAAGAACACGGACATGGGACGCGGCGGCTCCGAGCTGAGTCTAGTGTTCCCGGTCAACGCCGGCGGGGGAGATCGCGCCCCCGCAACCCCGCTTGCGCTCCGGGTCCGCGGAAGTTATCCGGGCACCCGAGCCGGTACAACCGGCAGGCGCCGGTCCCCCCGAGCCTCCGGGAAAGCACGGGGGAGTGGAACGTTTTCACCCCTGGCCGCTATTCTGAAACCATGACCCTCCTCCTCGCACCCCAGGTCGCGATACCACCGGACACGGTCGTCACGGTCGCCGCTCGGGATGCGGTGGACGTCCTGTTCGCCATCGCGGCCGGCTGTGTAGCCGCGACCTTTTTCGCCGTCTTGCTTCTCCTGGTGGCCGTCTTTTTCCAGGTCCGAACGGCGGGAAAGTCCCTGGAATCGTTCCGACACAAGGTGTCGGTGGACCCGGGTGTGGAGAGCCTGCGAAAAACCGCCGCGAATGTGGAAGCCATGTCGGATACCCTGCGGAGCGAGGTCTCCCGCCTCTCCGCTTCGTTCTCTCAACTCTCGGACCGGCTGACCCAGGCTTCGGATCGCATGGAGGAGCGCATCGAGGACTTCAACGCGCTGCTCGAGGTCGTCCAGGGAGAGGCCGAGGATGCCTTCATCGAGGGCGCGGCGACGGCCCGGGGCGTACGGGCTGGGCTGGGGAAGCTCGGCGCCGGAGAACGCCCCCGCCGTCGGCGCGCGCGTCCCTCCGGCAACGACCGGGACCACCCCTTCGAGGGCCGCCCGGTGGACGCACACTCCGGCGACCCGGGGCTGGGGGAAGGGAACCCGGGCGGGGAGGAGAACAAAAGCTGAGCGCGAGGGAAGCCCCGCACCCCGATCGAGAGGCGCGCCGAGGGTTCGCCGCGTTCTTTTCCCTCGCTCTCGGGTCGCTAGTCTGGGCCGCGATCTGGCTCCTTCTCACTCCGGAACAAGCGTGGGCGTGGGGCCCCGCGACCCACATCGCCATCGGTGAGGCGGTCCTCTCTTCGCTCCACCTTCTCCCGCCCGCGATCCAGAGCCTCCTCGAACGGCACCGCCTCCCATTCCTCTACGGCTCCGTCGCGGCGGACATCTCCTTCGCCAAAAAATACGCCCCGATCGGCCGGCACTCCCACCACTGGCACATCGGCGAGGAGATCCTCGAAAGTGCAGACTCCGAGTCGCTCCGGGCCGTTGGATTCGGCTATCTGTCGCACCTCGCGGCGGACACGATTGCGCACAACTACTTCGTTCCCAGGCGTCTCCTCCTGACGAGCGGCACCGACGCCGTCGGGCACACGTACTGGGAACACCGGATGGACGTGCACCTGGGAAAGCGCTTCGGGTGGGAAGCGAGGCGCGTCGTCCTCTTCCACGACCACTCCGAGGCCGACGAGCTCTTCGACCGCGTCCTCTCGCGGACTCTCTTCTCCTTCCAGACCAACCGCCGCCTCTTCCGAGGAATGATCGCTTTCCAGGACGACGCCCGATGGCAGCAGGTCTTCGAAGGAATCCTGCGGCGGTCGCGCTTCGACTTGCCGACCGACATGCGGGACGAATACCTGAGGCTCTCGTACGACTACGTGATGGACTACCTGGCCGAAGGGGGGCAGGCGCGGGCGGCGGGGCTCGATCCGATCGGCGAGGCGAATCTCAGGCTCTCGAAGGCGGTGCGGCGGGAAGCGCGCGAAGAGGGCGGGCGGCTCGACCCCCGCGAGCTCGACGAGGTCGCGAGAGAGTTCTTCCCCCTCCCTTCCACCCCCCTCCTCTACGTCCCACGCGCCCGCGGGATCGAAGTCCCCGGGCTCCGGAATCTCACGGAGCCAGCTTCCGAGCGAGAAGCCGAGCCACTTCCCCAGGGTCGGCCTTCCCCCGAGAGCTCTTCATGACTTCCCCCATGAAGAAGCCCTGAAGCTTTTTCTCGCCCGTCCTGAAGCGCGCGACTTCGTCGGCGTGGGCCGCAAGGACCGCGTCCACCCACCCTTCGAGCTGCCCGGCATCCCGCACCTGCGCCAGCCCTTCCTCCTCCACGATCTCCTTCGCGCTCCGTCCGGAGTCGAGCATTTTCCGGAGCACCTCCTTCCCGACGTTCTGACTGATCGTCGCGTCGCGAACCAGGGCGATGAGCTCCGCGAGAGCCGCGGGGGCGACCGATGACCCTACCTCGATGCCCCTCTCCTTCAGCGCGGCCAGAAGCGGCCCCATGACCCAGTTCGAGGCCTGCTTGGGATCGTCCGCGGCACGCGCGACCGCCTCGAAGTAGTCCGCGAGCCCGCGCGTGGAGGTGAGAACCTCCGCGTCATAGGTAGGGAGTGCGTATTCGCGCCCGAAGCGTTCCCGGCGTGTGTGGGGAAGCTCGGGGAGTTCGCCGCGGGCCGCCTCGATCTCCGCTACGGGGATAACGAGCGGCGGAAGGTCCGGCTCGGGGAAGTACCGGTAGTCGTGGCTTTCCTCCTTCGAGCGCATCGGCCGTACTTCGCCGCGAGCGTCGTCCCAGAGGAGGGTTATGTGCTCGACCCTTCCCCCCCCGGCGACGATCTCGGACTGGCGCCTCACCTCCGCCGCGATCGCCTTCTCGACGCCCGAAAAGGAGTTCATGTTCTTGAGCTCCGTCTTGGTGCCGAGTGCCTGCGAGCCCACGGGTCTCACCGAGACGTTCGCGTCCACGCGGAGCGAACCCTCCTCCATATTGCAGTCGGAGACGTCGAGGTACTCGAGGATCTGCTTGACCTGCTGGAGGTAGGCGCGCGCCTCTTCGGGCGTGCGCAAGTCCGGCTCGGAGACCATTTCGACGAGCGGCGTGCCGGCGCGATTCAGGTCCACGGCGGTGCCCCCAGGGACGCGGTCGTGCAGCGATTTCCCTGCGTCTTCTTCCATGTGCATCCGCCGGACCCTCACGACCTTTTCGCCGTCGGGAAGGCGCACGCGGAATTGGCCGGTCGTCGCGAGGGGCTGTTCGAACTGCGAGATCTGGTATCCTTTCGGCAGATCCGGATAGAAGTAGTTCTTGCGGGCGAAGACGCTCGTCTCGTGCACCTCGCAATCGAAGGCGAGCGCGGCGCGCACCGCGAGCGTCACCGCATGGCCATTCATCGTGGGAAGGGCCCCCGGAAGCCCGAGGCACACGGGGCAGACGTTCGTATTCGGTGCGTCGCCGAAGCGGGTCGAGTCCCCGCAGAAAAGCTTCCGCTCCGTGCGAAGCTGGATGTGGACCTCCAGCCCGATGACCGCCTCGAGCGCACCGGCGCCTGCGCTCATCGTGCCTCCTCGAGCAGGGACTCCAGCGCGAGAGCGGCCCCGATCATCTTGGGTTCTTCCCACATGGGAGCGAGAAACTGGCCACCCACCGGGAGCCCATCCACCGCACCGACCGGTAGAGAGAGGCCGGGAATTCCGGCGAGATTCGCGGTCACGGTGAAGATGTCGGAGAGGTACATCGAGACCGGATCGTCGGTGCGCTCGCCGAGAGGAAAGGCGGGGGTCGGCGAGGTCGGAGTGAAGAGGAGGTCCACTCCCTCCGCCCAGACGCGGCCGAAGTCGCTCGCCACGAGGGACCTCACGCGCTGCGCGCGGCCGTAATACGCTTCGTAGTAGCCGGCGGACAACGCGAACGTCCCGAGCATGATGCGCCGCACGACCTCCGCGCCGAAGCCGCGCGTGCGCGTCTCCTCGTAAACCGCCCGGGCGGAGTCGGCGCCCGGCGCCCGCGATCCATACCGGACGCCGTCGAATCGGGCCAGATTCGAAGATGCCTCGGCGGGAGCGAGGATATAATACGCGGGAACCGCGAACTTCGTGTGAGGGAGGGAGACCTCTCGCACGACCGCGCCGGCCTCCTCCAACCGTCCGAGCGCCTCCCGGCAGAGCCTTTGAACCGCAGGGTCCAGCTCCTTCGCGAAATACTCGCGAGGGAGGCCGACGGTGAGGCCGCGCACGCCCCGCCCCCGCGCCCCGAGAAAATCGGGAACGGGGAGGGGCGCGGAGGTCGCGTCCCGCGGATCGTGACCGGCAATGGCCTGGAGAAGGAGCGCCGCGTCCTCGACGGTTCGCCCGATGGTCCCGACCTGGTCCAGGGAAGATGCGTACGCGACGAGGCCGTAGCGGCTGACCCGCCCGTACGTGGGCTTGATCCCGACCACCCCGCACAGGGAGGCGGGCTGGCGCACCGAGCCCCCGGTATCGGAACCGAGAGCGCAGGGGACGATTCCAGCTGCGACGGCCGCGGCCGACCCCCCGGAGCTTCCCCCGGGCACCCGGGAACGGTCGCGAGGATTCCGGGTGGGGCCGAAGCCGGAATTCTCCGTGGACGACCCCATCGCGAACTCGTCCATGTTGGTTTTCCCCACGATGACTCCTCCCGCGCTGCGGAGTCGCCGCACGACGGTCGCTTCGTAGGGGGAGACGTATCCCTCCAGAATTCGGGAGGCGCAGGTCGTGGGAAAGTCGAAGGCGCAGAGATTGTCCTTTACGGCGACAGGGACTCCGGCGAGGAGAGGAGGCCCCTTCGGCCCGCCCTTTCCGGAACGGCCGCCCCCATCGAGATCATCCCCTGTCGCGGCGCCCCCGCCCATGGCCGCCGAATCGGCCAGGGCCAAAAAGGCATGCAGCGGTGTGTCCTCCGACTCCGCCCGGCGTGCGCGATCGAGGGCTGCGTTCGCGAACCGGAGGGGATCACCTCCGGCCGTCCCGACCGCCCCCACGATCTCCCGTACGCCAGGGGACTCGCTCAAGCCGCGCCTCCCCCCCCGTCGAGGGCCGGAAGCCGCGGCACGACGAAGAAGCCGTCCACCCACTCCGGGGCACGATCGCCCGGCGCGCCCGCCGAGAGGTGATCCGGTCCCAGCTTCGGGTCCCTGAAGGGGAGCGAGCCGGAGCGCCACGGCTCGAACCCCTCCACGGCCGAAGTGTCCACCTCTTCGAGGCTCCGGATGTGCTCCAGGATCCCGTTCAGCTCGTCGGTGAGGCGCGCCACGGACAACTCGCCTGGATGCAGCCGCGCGAGTTCGGCGATCTTTCGGACATCTTCCTGCGAAACACCCATGGCCCCCTCCTCAGAAGTCGCGTTCGAGCCCCGCGTAACGAGCGAGAAGGCGTTTCCTCCCCACTGTTTCGAAGTCCACGGTCACCTTGACGTCGTCCCCGAAGCCGGCCACCTCGACGACCTTCCCGGACCCGAAAGTGGCGTGACTCACCCGCTCTCCGGGTCGAAGATGGGGAAGGTCCTGATTCAACTCTTCGTCGAAGCCCCTCTCCTCGGAGGCGCGCCGGGCGGAGGCGCGCGCAGCGTTTCCGAAGGCATCGGGCTCGCGCGTCCGGTAAGAGGAGTCGCCGCGCATTCGATAGGCGGCGTCCTCCCGTTGGACCCGCGGCGAAACCCGGGAGTCGAGAAGCGCCTCCGGGACGTCCTCGACGAAGGACGAGAGGGTCCCGGCCATGTATCCCCCTGCGCGACGCCGCTCCCGCGCCCAGGTCATACAAAGTCGGTCCCGCGCGCGTGTGATTCCGACGTAGAAGAGGCGGCGCTCCTCTTCGAGCTGGGCGGGCTCGTCGTAGGCGCGGGCGAGGGGAAATAGTCCCTCCTCGAGTCCGGCGATGGTGACGGAGGGGTACTCGAGCCCCTTTGCGTTGTGCAGCGTCATCAGGGTGACCGCATCCCCCTCCGGGTCGTGTCGGTCAATGTCGGTGACGAGCGCAACCCGCTGTAGGAAAAGATCGAGCTCGGTGAAGTGCTCCGGGGGAGCTCCTTCCCACTCTTCGACCACCTCCGCCTCGAACTCCATCGCGCCGGCGATCAGCTCTTTCACATTCTCCATCCGGTCCGTCCCCTCCGGGCCCTCGGCACGGAGGATCGTCATGAGATCGAGCGCTTCCACCAGCTCCTCGATCAGGGGCCCCACCGCGAGGCGCTTCGCGCGGGCGGCGAAATCGGCCACGAGGCGCGCGAAGAGCGCCAGGCCTCGCGCCGCCGCTGCGGGGAGATCGGGAACTTCGCTTCCCATCGCGGCGGCCTCCAGGTACGAGAGCCCACGTTGCGCGGCCCACTCCTTGAGGCGGCCCAGACTCGTGGGGCCGATCCCGCGGCGCGGAACGTTCACGACGCGCTCGAAGGCGGCCATGTCGCGGGGATTCGAGATCAGGCGCAGATAGCCGAGAACGTCCTGAATTTCTCTCCGCTCGTAAAAGCGCACGCCGCCGACGATCTGGTACGGAATGCCCCGAGTCCGAAACGCATCCTCGAGCGCCCGCGACTGGGCGTTCGTCCGGTAGAGGATGGCGGCATCGCGGTACCGATCCAGCTCGCCGGCGCGGAGACGCATCTCGACCTCGTCCGCGATCCACCCCGCCTCGTCCCGTTCGTCGCGGGTCTCCACGAGGACGATTCGCGTCCCCTCCTCCCGCTCCGTGTGAAGGGTTTTCGCCTTTCGCTGGGTGTTGCGCCCAATCACCTCGTTCGCCGCACGGAGGATCGTTCCCGTGGAGCGGTAGTTCCGCTCGAGCCGGACGACCGCCGCCCCCGGAAAGGTCGTCTCGAAATCGAGGATGTTTCGGATGTCGGCGCCGCGCCATCCGTAGATGGACTGATCGTCGTCCCCGACGACCATGAGATTGTGGTGCCCGCGCGCGAGCGCCTCGAGGAAACGGAATTGTGCGTGGTTCGTGTCCTGGTATTCGTCCACCAGGATGAAGGCGAAGCGCTCCTGATAACGCGCGAGGACGTCGGGGTGCGTCTGGAAGAGCTCGACGGGCTTCACCAACAGGTCGTCGAAGTCGAAGGCGTTTTGCTCGCGGAGCGAGGCCTGGTACTTCGGATAGATCCCGGCGACGGTGCGTGCCAGAAGGTCGAACCCCTCGCCGTGCCTCTGGGAGAACTTCTCCGGCGAGACGAGCTGGTTCTTCGCGTCGCTGATGAGGGCGCGCACCGCTTTGGGATTCCACCGCTTCGGATCCACCTGCGCGGCCTCCATCACACGTTGAATCTCCCGGAGGCTCTCTTCCGCGTCGAAGATCGTGAAGGTTGGGTTCCATCCCAGCAGGCCGGCGTGCCGGCGGAGGAGCCGCGCGCCGATCGAGTGGAAGGTTCCGATCCAGGCCCCTGCCGGTTCGGATCCGAGAAGCCCCTCGATTCGGTCCCGCATTTCTCCCGCGGCCTTGTTCGTGAAGGTGACCGCGAGAATCCGGTCCGGGCGGACGCCGTGATCCCGGATCAGGCGCGTCACGCGCATGGTTAGCACACGCGTCTTACCCGACCCGGCTCCGGCGAGAACGAGGAGTGGCCCCTCGACGTGCTCGACGGCGGCGGCCTGTTCTGGATTCAGCGCCTCGCGGGACCGATGCGGAGTGTCGATCGTGGAAGTCAACGGCGAGTGGAAGATTCGGAATCGGTTCGATGGACCGGAAGGCGAAGCTGAAAGGTGGACCCACCGGGCCCGCTCTCCAATAGCTCGATGCGCCCCCCGTGGATCCGCTCCACGATCCGGCGGGCGAGGGAGAGGCCTACGCCCCATCCCCCGGACTTCGTCGTCGCGCCCGGCTCGAAGAGCCGCTCGCGGATCTCCGGATCCACACCCGGTCCCGTATCCTGCACCTGCAAGGTGACCCAACCGGGATCCGCGGGAAAGGCCCGCACCGTGATACTCCCTCCGCGGCCCGCGAGGGCATCGAGGGCATTCTTCACGACGTTCTCGAGGGCCCAGGTCAGGAGAACGTCGTTTCCCTGGATGGGGGGAAGGTTCGGCTCGGCCATGACGCGGAGGTGGATCTCGGGGCCGCGCCGCGGGATGCGGGCCGCGAGGTAGCGTTCGGTGGCGTTGAGGACGTCGTCGAGCGCGAGGGGCTCGAGCGGAGTCCGTCGCCCGATCAGCTCGAAGCGCCGGCTCACTCGCTCGAGCCGCTCCACATCCGTACCGATTTCCGCCGCGATCTCCTTTTCATCCACCGGACCCGGGCGCTCGGTGTCCTGGAGCGCGAGAACCTCGAGCCAGCCCTTGAGCGAAGAGATCGGCGTCCCCAGCTGATGCGCGAGCTCGCGGGCCATCGCGGTCCAGGCACGGTCCGTCGCCGCCTCCCTCTGCGCGCGGATGACGAGCCACCCGGTCACGAGAGTGAGGAGAAGTCCGGCGACCTGGAACCATGGCACCCAGCGCAGCCGGCGAAGCTCGGGGGGATCCCCGAAATGCACGAGCTGGATCCCGGGGTCGCCCACGGGAGGGCGGCGTGCGTCGAGGGATGATGCGTATTCTCGCACCCGGGCCTGTCCCTCCGGGGACGCAAGGTCGAATTCGAAGGGGAGATTCACGGCGGAGAGCACGGTGTCCCCTCGCCCCGTCAGGACGAGCGGCACCCCCGAACCCACCACGATCGTCTGGAGCCGGGTAAGCGCCTGTTCCGGGCCGAATGCGCTCGGGT
Proteins encoded:
- a CDS encoding ribosomal L7Ae/L30e/S12e/Gadd45 family protein encodes the protein MPRSPGEADALGLLGLAHRAGMVVMGVAETRRALGAGELALVVFAGDASPTQLEKIQGMLRHRTVPVRWISGRATLGRALGGGPISAAGVRRSGFSARLLESLSPTPPGPGEARESIEAQEK
- the nusA gene encoding transcription termination factor NusA, with translation MANAGQIVAAIRDMAATKSLSNEEMNDLIRDGILAGLIRIHGPNVRAEIELDDDSGEIDIVVLKRVVEVVEDPSAEISLEKARWDDSTFEVGDVMEIPVDFSEFGRNAVMATKQRIVQRVREGERDRVREEFAHRVGELLSGEVQQIERGKIVVMLNRARDAEAIIPWKDQNPRERFRQGDPIRAVLKKVEETPKGPRLILSRADPLFVEALFRLEVPEIYQGIVEIKERAREVGGRTKIAVWSRDESIDPVGACVGLKGSRVQAVVSELGGERIDIVPWHPDPEVFARRALAPARVSKVISDSERQVITAIVDEDQLSLAIGRNGQNVRLASQLIGWQIDLYGSREWLERGAGAALFGRRPEEESLETSDFPLSELTLPDEALAALKSAGYSTFLDIIDLEDEDFRGIEGFPPDAVETVVGIIDELTVLDEPAEEEAASSFEGAERSAAALAESADRAADQKEAGDAEEPRGG
- the rimP gene encoding ribosome maturation factor RimP, encoding MAPAFFYLWCPGGRRERAAGSRGMGPVEPIAEVADGLDRRIEALGLELVEAEWGGTPRRPLLRIRVDLPASEPGRGVTVADCVRASRALEEWLDGHPAVPERYVLEVSSPGVERPLTRERDFRRFVGREVRLRTTGRASPRALEGMLEGVHEGSDGKGFEVAVREAGGGLVRVPGSEIVRANLVFRWGDAEE
- the murA gene encoding UDP-N-acetylglucosamine 1-carboxyvinyltransferase, encoding MSVFLVEGGHRLSGEIRPTGNKNAALPCISAALLTAEPVTLENVPRIRDVETLLEMIASLGAFVEWVGPNAVRIEARDIESSTPDARFAERIRASILAAGPLLARMGRASLAPPGGDVIGRRRLDTHFVAFRGLGAQVTLDSHGFEVTGKLKGADIFLDEPSVTATENAVMAAVLAEGETRLRNAAAEPHVQDLCALLQAMGAHIEGVGTHVLEIEGVSRLGGADYHLQADHIETGSFIGLAAVTGSVLTVKDAPLPHLDSILLAFQRLGVACEVSGNDLVVHGDRDREIRHDAFGHLPKIDDGPWPAFPADLTSIALVTATQCRGTVLIHEKMFESRMYFTDKLVAMGAQIILCDPHRAVVVGPAPLRAAPLESPDIRAGMAMLLAALAAEGTSRIQNIRQIERGYERIDERLRGVGAKIQRIDGG
- the gatB gene encoding Asp-tRNA(Asn)/Glu-tRNA(Gln) amidotransferase subunit GatB, producing MSAGAGALEAVIGLEVHIQLRTERKLFCGDSTRFGDAPNTNVCPVCLGLPGALPTMNGHAVTLAVRAALAFDCEVHETSVFARKNYFYPDLPKGYQISQFEQPLATTGQFRVRLPDGEKVVRVRRMHMEEDAGKSLHDRVPGGTAVDLNRAGTPLVEMVSEPDLRTPEEARAYLQQVKQILEYLDVSDCNMEEGSLRVDANVSVRPVGSQALGTKTELKNMNSFSGVEKAIAAEVRRQSEIVAGGGRVEHITLLWDDARGEVRPMRSKEESHDYRYFPEPDLPPLVIPVAEIEAARGELPELPHTRRERFGREYALPTYDAEVLTSTRGLADYFEAVARAADDPKQASNWVMGPLLAALKERGIEVGSSVAPAALAELIALVRDATISQNVGKEVLRKMLDSGRSAKEIVEEEGLAQVRDAGQLEGWVDAVLAAHADEVARFRTGEKKLQGFFMGEVMKSSRGKADPGEVARLLARKLAP
- the gatA gene encoding Asp-tRNA(Asn)/Glu-tRNA(Gln) amidotransferase subunit GatA — protein: MSESPGVREIVGAVGTAGGDPLRFANAALDRARRAESEDTPLHAFLALADSAAMGGGAATGDDLDGGGRSGKGGPKGPPLLAGVPVAVKDNLCAFDFPTTCASRILEGYVSPYEATVVRRLRSAGGVIVGKTNMDEFAMGSSTENSGFGPTRNPRDRSRVPGGSSGGSAAAVAAGIVPCALGSDTGGSVRQPASLCGVVGIKPTYGRVSRYGLVAYASSLDQVGTIGRTVEDAALLLQAIAGHDPRDATSAPLPVPDFLGARGRGVRGLTVGLPREYFAKELDPAVQRLCREALGRLEEAGAVVREVSLPHTKFAVPAYYILAPAEASSNLARFDGVRYGSRAPGADSARAVYEETRTRGFGAEVVRRIMLGTFALSAGYYEAYYGRAQRVRSLVASDFGRVWAEGVDLLFTPTSPTPAFPLGERTDDPVSMYLSDIFTVTANLAGIPGLSLPVGAVDGLPVGGQFLAPMWEEPKMIGAALALESLLEEAR